The DNA region ACCCCAATGCGGAAAACAACGCAGCCACAGAAGATACCATCGTGGTCAGCCAGGCCGATCTCTCCATCACGAAGACGGACGAACCAGATCCGGTGATAGCCGGTGAATCCCTCACCTACACGCTGACCATCACCAACGCAGGCCCATCGGATGCCGCGGGTGTGGTGGTAACGGACACACTGCCGACAGGGGGGATCTTTGACTCAGCTACGCCCAGTCAGGGCACGTGTAGTGAAGTCGAGGGAGTCGTCGTCTGCGACTTGGGCACTATCGTCCATGGGGACAACGCCACCATCGCCATCGTCATGACTGTTGATCCAGCCTCTTCGGGGCTAATCATCAACACGGCCCAGGTAACGGGCGATGGGACGGATCCCAGATTGGAGGATAACGGGGTCGAGGAAGGGACCGTGGTGACCCGGCGCGCGAATCTGTCCGTCACGAAGGTGGACGATCCGGATCCAGTGGTGGCTGGTGGAGCCCTCACTTACACGTTGACCATTGCCAACGCGGGCCCGTCGGATGCCAGTGGTGTGATCGTGACGGACACATTACCGGCCGAGGTGGCCACCAGCTCGATCATCCCTAGCCAGGGATCATGTGGTGAGGCCGAAAGCATGATCGCTTGTGAGCTGGGCGATGTGCCCAGTGGGGACATCGCCACGGTGATCATCGTCACCGTGGTAGACCCGTCTGCCTCGGGCGTCATTACGGATACGGCCCAGGTGGTGGGGAACGAGACGGATCCTGATACGCAGGACAACCAGATCATCGAAGAGACCACCCTTGTCAGGCGAGCCGATCTCTCCATCACGAAGGCGGATGAGCCGGATCCGGTCGTGATCAGCGGGACGCTCACGTACATTCTGACAGTCGTCAACCTCGGTCCATCGGACGCTACAGGCGTGATCGTGACGGACACGTTGCCTGCGGAGGTAACGTTCAATTCGGTCACGCCCAGCCAGGGATCATGCGGTGGGGTAGCAGGCGTAGTCACCTGTGAGTTGGGTACGGTGGTTTCGGGTGGTACGGCGACCGTCACCCTGGCCATGACGCCCACGGTGACAGGGCTGATCACCAATACGGCTCAGACATCAGGCCGTGAGCCGGATCCCGACACCGAAAACAACATGGCCCAACAGGAGACAACGGTGGCAGTCTACGGACAGGTGGCTGGTTGGGTGTTCGTGGACCTGGATGGGGATGGCCACCGGAATCCCTATGCAGGCGAGACGGTCGGTGTGCCTGGGGTCTATGTGACGTTGCGTGACGAAGGAAGGGTGCTGATTACGGTGCGAAGCACGAACCCCACAGGATGGTATCAGTTTGACGAGATACCACCTGGACGGTACTGGGTAGAGGAGGAGCAACCGGACGGGTATGCCAGCACCAGTCCGGATGTGGTGGAGGTGGAGGTAGTGGCCGGGAGACAGCACATCGTTGATTTTGGTGAGCAGCTGTTCACGCCTACGCCGACGCCTACCGAGGTGCCTCCTACGCCGACGGATACGCCCACACCCACGCCGACGCCTACAGAGGCGCCCCCTACGCCGACGCCCACCTTTACACCCACGCCGACGCCTACCCAAGTGCCAGCGATCGAGTCTTATCTGCCGTTGATCCTCACTGAGCAATCCTAAACGCCAGCCATTCACAAGCAGAGCCCGGAGCCGCTATCCTAAAGCAGCTCCGGGCTATCCATGGTGAAAATCGTTCACTATGGAGAAGAAGATGTCCGTGCAGGCGATGAGGATTCTTATGTGACATAAGTTAATGTTTGCCAGGTTGATATTAGCATAGTAAGGAGCAGCGCATGAACACCCTCACGAAATGGTGAGAGGAGAGGACGCCGGCGATCCACCCGGTACAGGCAGCAGCACGTAGATGCCCAATACTTCCGCCGGCAACTGCGGCTCAACGGTGAGTCGACCCTCGCGGGTGATCTTGCGCACGCGGTGGTGGGCTTCCAGGAGGCGCTTGGCACGCTGCTCGGCCAGGCCGTTTATATCGGGTGTCAGATCTTCCAGCCATGAGAGGGCTTCGGTCAGCCACTCCACACGTTCAGCGGAGCTGACGTTGGCCCGAGGCTGTGCCTCGCTGAGTAGGCACAGCGCCTCGGATTCAGACAGCCACTCCAGCTTGCCTGGCCGACCGCTGAAACCACATACCAGGCACTCCTCCGCCAGATTCGGGGTAGTCTGCCGGGTCTTCAAGAGGTAGCGCAGGCGCAACAACAGCAGCGTGGTACGCCGCGTCACGGCGTCGGTGCGGATGACGGCGCTGCGGGCTGCGGGCGGTGTCTCATTCCCCGGGTCGAGGGCCTGGCCCAGGAGGTATTCCGCCAGGGCGGCCGTCAAG from Chloroflexota bacterium includes:
- a CDS encoding DUF11 domain-containing protein, encoding PNAENNAATEDTIVVSQADLSITKTDEPDPVIAGESLTYTLTITNAGPSDAAGVVVTDTLPTGGIFDSATPSQGTCSEVEGVVVCDLGTIVHGDNATIAIVMTVDPASSGLIINTAQVTGDGTDPRLEDNGVEEGTVVTRRANLSVTKVDDPDPVVAGGALTYTLTIANAGPSDASGVIVTDTLPAEVATSSIIPSQGSCGEAESMIACELGDVPSGDIATVIIVTVVDPSASGVITDTAQVVGNETDPDTQDNQIIEETTLVRRADLSITKADEPDPVVISGTLTYILTVVNLGPSDATGVIVTDTLPAEVTFNSVTPSQGSCGGVAGVVTCELGTVVSGGTATVTLAMTPTVTGLITNTAQTSGREPDPDTENNMAQQETTVAVYGQVAGWVFVDLDGDGHRNPYAGETVGVPGVYVTLRDEGRVLITVRSTNPTGWYQFDEIPPGRYWVEEEQPDGYASTSPDVVEVEVVAGRQHIVDFGEQLFTPTPTPTEVPPTPTDTPTPTPTPTEAPPTPTPTFTPTPTPTQVPAIESYLPLILTEQS